One genomic window of Lytechinus variegatus isolate NC3 chromosome 1, Lvar_3.0, whole genome shotgun sequence includes the following:
- the LOC121432152 gene encoding uncharacterized protein LOC121432152: protein MSTTDLNYLYSSGDYWYDGDDPDGLEIFISCWNVTKKKADRMCANEYRDDMRPFFPTSERMLQTIVDALPETCAMGDSDGDSIWLWLHCQNSTHDLVIENTDTILEMMKMITNLVYFVDVGDVDSSLQDTLEMYMYDSVFIKNIVTISNLEERCLQMKMSHINGYFWYQFRGANCENETAYAVCFKVGTH from the exons ATTTAAACTATTTATACTCCAGTGGAGACTATTGGTACGACGGAGATGATCCAG ACGGCCTTGAAATTTTCATATCGTGTTGGAATGTAACCAAGAAGAAAGCAGACCGCATGTGTGCAAATGAATACCGTGACGATATGAGGCCCTTCTTTCCTACTAGTGAAAGAATGTTGCAAACCATTGTCGATGCATTGCCCGAAACCTGCGCCATGGGGGATAGTGATGGAGACTCCATCTGGTTGTGGCTTCATTGTCAGAATTCTACCCACGATCTTGTTATTGAGAACACTGACACAATTCTtgaaatgatgaagatgatcacGAATTTGGTCTATTTTGTCGATGTTGGAGACGTCGATTCGAGCCTGCAGGACACACtggagatgtacatgtatgactcgGTGTTTATTAAAAACATAG TGACGATTTCTAACCTCGAAGAAAGATGTCTCCAGATGAAAATGTCTCACATAAATGGATACTTCTGGTACCAGTTCAGAGGAGCTAACTGTGAGAACGAAACTGCTTATGCAGTTTGCTTTAAAGTCGGAACTCACTAG